A single genomic interval of Penicillium psychrofluorescens genome assembly, chromosome: 2 harbors:
- a CDS encoding uncharacterized protein (ID:PFLUO_002593-T1.cds;~source:funannotate), whose protein sequence is MADPISIVGLIVQVGSIIRTTIAYAKAVREARSDTQKLSEELFALKGILEHISVHIEPEDSEKLPSYSEAVAFDPELLRSTLETTHEFLKSLLHDLEEPANKFRRLKKKLEWPFTQDQFNAHLTRLERVKSWLILVLTSDSAALQRDLHKEITNLASSLEDDLEIRKHERIQTAHKDLFQWLAPVSSSQIHMRASKGHGNQTGKWFIDRTFRDWLWNHGTYRKILFLLAGTGKTTLFAHAVDELASMASKGEEFNFAYFYCTFGDTASQDPLNILGSFVAQLSESMPSILDTIWPLYEENAKNKAHRHPVDISALEDAIIKATFGEKPIVLLIDAINESSYLEDINRSLLKLSSQSSNIRILVTGTAEVIPDGHATTINMNTSIIRDDIYTFVNYRLEIDDKLRNLSAKLKNEIWQTLVKGADGSFRWTQLSLESLSTKRTPKAIREALQTLPGTLLETYVNILERIEPSDWELARAALFWLSFSKRTLTLRELNEAVMLEETCTVFDDDMELVSPQILLQICQGLITQDKFGAVILAHASIKDFLTSEWIRSSNVKYFSLDPRTADRIIIRQCLAYLCLENFRSGASPYLHIIQEREENRPFLKYAAQFWATHGLSCEFEDQERELINRLFDSKHLPNRGNFGVWVQTLVRDGRFESIQSTEPLYYAASFGLVPVVKAILASDPEIDIDARGGRFRSTPLFVACWRSNYEVAQLLLKAGADPNLIDNSTGLTVFSLAWSNQFHDLRKVLPKES, encoded by the exons ATGGCCGATCCAATATCAATTGTTGGGCTGATCGTGCAGGTCGGTTCGATCATCCGAACCACGATAGCCTACGCAAAAGCAGTGCGAGAGGCAAGGTCCGACACTCAAAAATTGAGTGAGGAGCTTTTTGCGCTCAAAGGGATACTAGAACATATTTCAGTACACATCGAGCCTGAAGATTCGGAAAAATTGCCGTCCTACTCAGAAGCTGTAGCTTTTGACCCCGAACTACTAAGAAGCACCCTGGAAACAACCCATGAGTTTCTCAAATCCCTCCTTCACGACCTCGAAGAACCAGCCAACAAATTCAGGCGACTCAAAAAAAAGCTGGAATGGCCATTCACTCAAGATCAATTCAACGCCCACCTGACCCGCTTAGAAAGAGTCAAATCATGGCTGATTCTCGTTCTCACGAGTGACAGTGCTGCCCTTCAACGGGACTTGCACAAGGAAATAACAAACCTTGCAAGTTCTCTCGAGGATGACTTGGAAATTCGAAAGCATGAACGAATCCAGACAGCCCACAAAGATCTTTTCCAGTGGTTGGCTCCCGTCAGCTCAAGCCAAATTCACATGCGAGCGTCAAAGGGACACGGAAATCAAACAGGGAAATGGTTCATTGATCGAACTTTCAGAGATTGGCTATGGAATCATGGCACGTACCGGAAgattctcttcctcctgg CTGGAACCGGAAAGACAACGCTTTT TGCCCACGCTGTTGATGAGCTGGCTTCCATGGCTTCAAAGGGTGAAGAGTTCAACTTTGCCTACTTTTACTGCACTTTCGGCGATACTGCCTCTCAGGATCCACTGAATATTTTAGGATCATTTGTGGCCCAGCTTTCCGAGTCGATGCCCTCAATATTGGATACTATTTGGCCACTCTATGAAGAAAATGCCAAAAATAAAGCACACAGGCACCCCGTCGATATTTCTGCCCTCGAAGATGCCATCATCAAGGCCACGTTCGGCGAGAAACCAATTGTACTTCTCATTGATGCAATTAACGAAAGCTCTTATCTGGAAGACATCAATCGTTCTCTATTAAAGCTCTCGAGCCAGTCTTCAAATATTCGTATTCTGGTGACTGGTACGGCCGAAGTGATCCCCGACGGCCATGCCACTACAATCAACATGAATACCAGCATTATACGAGACGACATCTACACGTTTGTAAATTACAGGCTGGAAATTGACGACAAGTTGAGAAACCTAAGCGCTAAGCTCAAAAATGAAATTTGGCAGACCTTGGTGAAGGGCGCCGACGGATC GTTCCGCTGGACCCAGCTATCTCTAGAAAGCCTCAGTACGAAGCGAACTCCCAAGGCAATTCGAGAAGCATTGCAGACATTGCCAGGCACACTGCTTGAAACATACGTCAACATCCTGGAAAGAATTGAGCCCAGTGACTGGGAGCTCGCCCGAGCGGCGCTTTTCTGGCTCAGTTTCTCCAAGCGAACGCTCACCCTACGCGAACTCAACGAGGCagtgatgctggaggagacaTGCACTGTCTTTGATGACGATATGGAACTAGTGTCTCCACAGATCCTCCTCCAGATCTGCCAGGGACTTATCACGCAAGACAAGTTTGGAGCCGTGATCTTGGCTCACGCGTCTATCAAGGACTTCCTCACATCCGAGTGGATTCGTTCATCCAATGTCAAATACTTCAGTCTGGACCCTAGGACAGCCGACCGAATCATTATACGCCAGTGTCTCGCTTATCTCTGTCTGGAGAACTTTCGGTCTGGAGCTTCACCGTATCTTCATATTATCCAGGAACGGGAAGAGAATCGCCCTTTCTTGAAATATGCGGCGCAGTTTTGGGCTACACATGGCTTGTCGTGCGAATTCGAAGACCAGGAACGTGAGCTCATCAATCGTCTATTTGATTCTAAACATCTCCCTAATCGAGGCAACTTCGGGGTATGGGTGCAAACACTCGTCCGAGATGGAAGATTTGAGAGTATTCAGTCCACAGAGCCATTGTACTACGCGGCGTCATTCGGATTGGTGCCAGTTGTCAAAGCCATCCTTGCCTCTGACCCGGAAATCGATATCGATGCTCGGGGTGGACGCTTCAGATCAACACCTTTGTTCGTTGCATGCTGGCGGTCAAATTATGAAGTAGCGCAGCTTCTTCTGAAGGCAGGGGCAGATCCAAATCTTATAGACAACAGCACCGGGCTGACGGTATTTTCGCTGGCATGGTCAAACCAGTTCCACGATCTTCGAAAAGTCCTTCCCAAGGAGAGTTGA
- a CDS encoding uncharacterized protein (ID:PFLUO_002590-T1.cds;~source:funannotate), whose protein sequence is MSKPTVGFVGLGAMGFGMATHLVKEGYPVHGFDVFPASVERFKTSGGIPGESLQDSASGKQYYVCMVASAPQVQTVLFGAGGIVSALPQNATLLLCSTVPASYAQSVAAELQSRGRGDIHFIDSPVSGGAKRAADGTLSIMAGAPSASLESGRFLLEAMSDANKLYLVPGGIGAGSNMKMVHQVLAGIQILGSSEVMGFAAQLGLDATKTAEAIKSSDAWSWMHENRLQRMLEEDWHPGASALTIILKDVGIITTSARENQFPTPLCSTAEQVYLSALLQGYGPVDDSSMVRQYFSEPIMKVACTKSAEETAESLQLVLDMMEVTNTVAAAEAIAFARYLGVDLKQFFTLVNDAAGSSRAFMTKGLEMIEGRIGQNTETVSDAIRRLGKAVQRARDLHCPLNLGNAAMNVLIMAKKAGLGAEGSTSVIKVYGK, encoded by the exons ATGTCCAAGCCAACTGTGGGCTTTGTCGGTCTAGGAGCCATGGGCTTCGGCATGGCCACCCACCTCGTCAAGGAAGGATATCCCGTTCACGGCTTTGATGTGTTCCCCGCCTCAGTCGAGCGCTTCAAGACTTCGGGTGGGATACCCGGAGAATCGCTGCAGGATTCTGCTAGCGGGAAGCAATACTATGTCTGCATGGTGGCATCGGCGCCCCAGGTACAAACAGTGCTCTTTGGAGCCGGAGGAATAGTGTCTG CTCTTCCTCAAAATGCGACTCTCCTTCTCTGCTCTACCGTTCCAGCATCATATGCCCAGTctgtcgccgccgagctgcagTCGCGCGGTCGGGGAGACATCCACTTCATCGACTCCCCTGTATCAGGCGGcgccaagcgcgccgccgacggGACGCTGTCAATCATGGCGGGCGCGCCTAGTGCATCTCTCGAGAGCGGCCGGTTCCTTCTCGAGGCTATGTCGGATGCGAACAAGCTGTACCTAGTCCCAGGAGGGATTGGCGCCGGAAGCAACATGAAAATGGTACATCAGGTTCTGGCGGGCATTCAGATCCTCGGTAGTAGCGAGGTGATGGGTTTCGCGGCCCAATTGGGACTGGACGCAACGAAGACAGCGGAGGCGATCAAGTCGTCCGATGCGTGGTCGTGGATGCATGAGAACCGCCTACAGCGCAtgttggaggaggattgGCATCCTGGTGCTAGTGCGCTGACTATCATCCTGAAAGACGTG GGCATTATCACCACCTCCGCTCGTGAAAACCAATTCCCCACTCCGCTCTGCTCAACAGCCGAGCAGGTTTATCTCTCTGCCCTCCTACAAGGCTACGGACCAGTTGATGACTCCTCCATGGTCCGCCAGTATTTCTCCGAACCCATCATGAAAGTGGCCTGCACCAAGTCTGCCGAGGAAACAGCCGAGAGCCTGCAGCTGGTTCTTGATATGATGGAGGTGACAAACACCGTCGCTGCAGCCGAGGCTATCGCGTTTGCCCGCTACTTGGGTGTCGATCTCAAGCAGTTTTTCACGCTTGTCAACGATGCGGCGGGGTCCAGTCGGGCTTTCATGACCAAGGGCCTAGAAATGATTGAGGGTCGGATCGGACAGAATACCGAGACGGTCAGCGATGCGATCCGGCGTCTAGGAAAGGCGGTGCAACGGGCTCGGGATTTGCATTGTCCGCTGAATCTGGGCAATGCGGCCATGAATGTTCTGATTATGGCTAAGAAGGCTGGGCTTGGAGCTGAGGGGAGCACGAGCGTGATCAAAGTGTATGGTAAATAG
- a CDS encoding uncharacterized protein (ID:PFLUO_002588-T1.cds;~source:funannotate), with product MHVYLSLALFAISAIAAPSAPHPQGDPFSTFPFNPSGSVGSMEMEDSPMNDKGNDMPYGLGKGATGAQVASSALHLNSAQSTPAPSAMDVPDQNFDAPMEMPLPPMPDGTEMPMSSAVIESPSIPQSFMMSESSSMTTMAKPAPKATHKHEHEPMTSQEHEMKPTTTHAAPMHETTAAETQHMQVPATHATHAVKTMVTHPAKAANIHHEHMKVASSSSNSDRASSSSSSATPAPSPSAGLSDLLNGIPVVGSMLGGLLGGA from the coding sequence ATGCACGTCTATCTCTCCCTGGCGCTCTTTGCCATCTCCGCTATTGCGGCCCCTTCAGCCCCTCACCCGCAGGGCGATCCCTTCAGCACCTTCCCTTTCAACCCGTCCGGCAGCGTTGGCAGCATGGAGATGGAAGATTCTCCCATGAACGACAAGGGGAATGACATGCCCTATGGTCTCGGCAAAGGTGCCACGGGGGCCCAGGTTGCTTCGTCGGCTCTGCACCTTAATTCTGCCCAGTCCACTCCCGCGCCTTCGGCGATGGATGTTCCTGACCAGAACTTTGACGCCCCCATGGAGATGCCCTTGCCTCCGATGCCGGATGGCACTGAGATGCCCATGTCCTCGGCTGTGATTGAGTCGCCGTCTATCCCTCAGTCATTTATGATGTCGGAATCGTCTTCCATGACCACCATGGCGAAGCCGGCGCCTAAAGCTACTCACAAGCACGAGCACGAGCCCATGACTTCCCAGGAGCATGAGATGAAGCCAACTACCACTCACGCCGCCCCAATGCATGAGACTACCGCCGCCGAGACCCAACATATGCAAGTGCCAGCGACTCATGCCACACACGCTGTAAAGACCATGGTCACACATCCTGCCAAGGCTGCCAACATCCACCATGAGCACATGAAGGTTgcgtcttcgtcttcgaaCTCCGACAGGGCTTCGAGCTCTAGCTCGTCGGCTACCCCCGCACCATCCCCGTCTGCTGGACTCTCTGACCTTCTGAACGGTATCCCAGTCGTCGGTTCCATGCTTGGTGGTCTTCTCGGTGGCGCATAG
- a CDS encoding uncharacterized protein (ID:PFLUO_002591-T1.cds;~source:funannotate), which produces MCLYTYHHYPVCGHISNWSVTSCLEFTNCVRKVAGTGQTVSCKQVEILHDLLPAAQPSLCVQCEMEWCEAVQYNDRYPLLPDTYRIIEGLDAKSPIIEFDARMTLDVRKTSSNSNYYAHTTDNNQCDLFADVSLHEPELRGCRACRPPKGKGRHAISSRTVSRSTQTDASDIEKSRKKSAADYLTQSPVNSRYGAGENPAKDRDSRPHDLRTDTFESRKTADTAKDLIDFASATCKPTCSTCWTSLDDMRKPGTLNKPATSLDSLKTNGSYSLRPDFPSDELPIFMSYSPYDWIPTLSPGYTFLEDATPVIAKHFERYQEELGEDSIEQSDSSDQSSVRPSPAPVLKPVGGRKATPYTRPLPHFQRFQSMPSDTKADGLGMFLPPEWASCSDRSFQGRFC; this is translated from the coding sequence ATGTGTCTGTACACATATCACCACTATCCAGTATGTGGGCACATCTCCAACTGGAGCGTGACCAGCTGTCTCGAATTCACCAACTGTGTTCGCAAAGTGGCAGGCACCGGCCAGACAGTCTCCTGCAAACAAGTCGAAATACTGCACGATCTCCTTCCCGCCGCACAACCCAGTCTCTGTGTCCAATGCGAGATGGAGTGGTGTGAAGCTGTTCAGTACAATGACCGCTACCCACTCCTACCGGACACCTATCGAATCATCGAGGGCTTGGATGCGAAGAGCCCGATCATCGAATTCGATGCGCGGATGACCCTTGATGTGAGAAAGACCTCTTCTAACAGCAATTACTATGCGCACACAACTGACAACAATCAGTGTGATCTCTTTGCTGACGTCTCGTTGCACGAACCAGAGCTTAGAGGTTGTCGGGCTTGTCGTCCGCCTAAGGGAAAGGGGCGGCATGCTATCTCCTCCAGAACTGTGAGCCGCTCAACCCAGACTGATGCGAGTGATATCGAGAAAAGCCGAAAGAAATCAGCTGCCGACTACTTGACACAGTCTCCCGTGAACAGCCGATATGGCGCGGGTGAGAATCCAGCGAAAGACCGTGACTCTCGTCCGCATGACCTAAGGACTGACACTTTTGAATCACGGAAAACCGCTGATACAGCTAAAGACTTGATCGACTTTGCTTCGGCCACTTGCAAGCCGACGTGCAGCACTTGCTGGACCAGCTTGGACGACATGCGCAAACCGGGCACCCTCAACAAACCCGCTACCTCTCTTGACAGTTTGAAAACCAATGGGTCAtattctcttcgtccagatTTTCCTAGCGACGAACTTCCTATCTTCATGTCTTACAGCCCCTACGACTGGATTCCAACTCTCAGTCCTGGCTACACCTTTCTCGAAGACGCAACTCCAGTGATTGCAAAACATTTCGAAAGATACCAGGAAGAACTTGGCGAGGACTCCATTGAGCAATCTGACTCTTCGGATCAGAGTTCTGTGcgcccttctccagcgcccgTCCTGAAGCCAGTGGGTGGTCGAAAAGCGACACCCTACACGCGGCCTCTGCCTCACTTCCAGCGGTTTCAGTCAATGCCTTCGGACACTAAGGCAGACGGGTTGGGTatgtttcttcctccggAATGGGCCAGCTGTTCTGATCGTTCCTTTCAGGGTCGATTCTGTTGA
- a CDS encoding uncharacterized protein (ID:PFLUO_002592-T1.cds;~source:funannotate) — MLRLAITATALITGSSAVYFYILHLRLSSRVQHESRFETLSASSPRPTAIESVPDKVFTGQYYAFYDRASKPVPRDSLPLAESLESLFTKYVRRNMTAFSRLPAALILRTVSKTSEQKQSFKTSHIASLNFQEGDLICGAYRVKVRRENKVEFEMKMQMMDFVDGRLSVSCREEDGEVVFSTEVMMWKRADEKRDMPMEKPVARWMHELGSWWLVDSGVQYLMQLES; from the coding sequence ATGCTCCGCCTTGCTATAACAGCTACAGCTTTGATCACCggctcctccgccgtctATTTCTACATTCTCCACCTCAGACTGTCATCCCGCGTGCAACACGAATCCCGCTTCGAGACACTCTCAGCGTCATCTCCACGGCCTACAGCGATCGAGTCAGTTCCCGATAAGGTGTTCACAGGCCAGTACTATGCATTCTACGATCGTGCCTCAAAGCCAGTCCCACGGGACTCGCTGCCGCTAGCTGAGTCCCTTGAGAGTCTTTTCACGAAGTACGTCCGTCGTAATATGACGGCATTCTCTCGTCTACCGGCTGCATTAATTCTGCGAACTGTCAGTAAAACCTCAGAACAAAAGCAGAGCTTCAAGACATCGCACATTGCTTCCCTGAACTTCCAGGAGGGGGATCTTATCTGTGGTGCTTATCGGGTCAAGGTACGCCGAGAGAATAAAGTGGAGTTTGAGATGAAAATGCAAATGATGGATTTTGTGGATGGTCGATTGAGCGTTAGTTGccgtgaggaggatggggaaGTCGTGTTTTCTACAGAGGTGATGATGTGGAAGCGGGCGGATGAGAAGAGGGACATGCCCATGGAAAAGCCTGTTGCTCGCTGGATGCATGAGCTGGGTTCATGGTGGCTAGTGGATTCAGGGGTGCAATATTTGATGCAGCTGGAGTCATAG
- a CDS encoding uncharacterized protein (ID:PFLUO_002589-T1.cds;~source:funannotate): MSLSNNRALSILDHAATNRYGVPAMCCYNVEGILATVRAAEAKRSPAMILLFPWAVHYADGILVHAAAEAASKASVPVTVHMDHAQTPEIIRYAADLGGFDSIMVDMSHYEKAENLALTRELVEYCHARGIATEAEPGRIEGGEDGVADTADLEGLLTTPEESQEFVDTGIDWLAPAFGNVHGEYGPRGIRLEYDRLQSINKAVGDKVRLVLHGADPFTKEIFQQCIECGVSKININKVLNNEYVKVQQEKAGKVPLTTLLEEATNAMQKAVERCVDMLGSGGRYP; the protein is encoded by the coding sequence ATGTCACTCTCCAACAACCGCGCCCTCAGCATCCTTGACCATGCCGCTACCAACCGGTACGGCGTGCCAGCGATGTGCTGCTACAATGTGGAGGGCATTCTCGCAACGGTGCGCGCCGCAGAAGCCAAGCGGTCACCGGCAATGATCCTACTCTTCCCATGGGCGGTGCACTACGCCGACGGGATCCTCGTGCACGCCGCCGCGGAGGCAGCCTCCAAGGCCTCCGTACCGGTTACCGTACATATGGACCACGCGCAAACGCCCGAGATCATCCGCTACGCAGCTGACCTCGGCGGGTTCGACAGCATCATGGTCGACATGTCGCACTACGAGAAGGCGGAGAACCTAGCCCTGACGCGGGAGCTGGTTGAGTACTGCCATGCGCGCGGAATCGCGACGGAGGCGGAGCCCGGCCGCATTGAGGGTGGGGAAGATGGCGTTGCCGACACGGCGGATCTGGAGGGACTGCTTACAACGCCCGAGGAGAGCCAGGAGTTTGTTGATACGGGGATTGACTGGCTAGCGCCGGCTTTTGGGAATGTGCATGGCGAGTACGGGCCGCGCGGGATCCGACTCGAGTATGACCGCCTGCAATCTATCAATAAGGCTGTTGGGGATAAAGTCCGGCTTGTCCTGCACGGCGCGGATCCCTTCACCAAGGAAATCTTCCAGCAGTGTATCGAGTGTGGTGTGTCCAAGATCAATATCAACAAGGTCTTGAATAATGAGTATGTGAAGGTGCAGCAGGAAAAAGCCGGCAAGGTGCCTCTCACGACTCTCCTTGAGGAAGCGACCAATGCCATGCAGAAGGCGGTTGAGCGGTGTGTTGACATGCTAGGGTCGGGAGGACGATATCCTTGA